A genomic window from Candidatus Tumulicola sp. includes:
- a CDS encoding tetratricopeptide repeat protein, whose translation MSANKKLEQAIAVAAKEGLRASVPAYMAAAEAFAQEQRHATGVEMLGQLLLAVEKKHGFLARVDKNPLGPERPRVAMKFAELSRLASPTEDSLEILEDLSLEFPDVVVIRRANADALRNAGYAADAIEEYRYCRKLEPKDGEIAVRLADLYAALGRIDEAIEHLRHGIELFVARSEYRQAAEHAMRFLDLHADGVDDALASFTLIPADVLRTQCASLDHIGVVIRRDQTRKPEWRQERERILADLYAKILELDKKDQAARRGLAALGPSYLKEVEALIGTLPPAEAARPAPATPAPAPPIPVARAVPEPAVVEPPQPDMVEASQGELIEPDVAVHEIAEATPTTQARPVTPAPAAAAAPVAPEKVQVPPAPMPEPKPVPAPPQPPVVTAEPVAASVEETPERISPAVAPTGKTAAPNKALATFALRKAQQLFADGSLEEAAQACERVLKHGEDITALTILMNANLGLKRNSDAVAACIRLADAQVAAGSATAALETLTRMAKTVPEPQLILRRSQLLTRFRGPEVASKS comes from the coding sequence GTGAGCGCCAACAAGAAACTCGAGCAAGCGATCGCGGTCGCTGCGAAAGAAGGCCTGCGCGCGTCAGTGCCCGCGTACATGGCCGCCGCCGAGGCGTTCGCTCAAGAGCAGCGCCATGCGACAGGCGTAGAGATGCTCGGCCAGCTCTTGCTGGCGGTAGAGAAAAAGCACGGCTTCCTCGCGCGCGTCGACAAGAATCCCCTTGGACCGGAGCGGCCGCGGGTGGCGATGAAATTCGCGGAGCTGTCGCGCCTCGCATCGCCGACCGAAGACAGCTTGGAGATACTAGAGGACCTGTCGCTTGAGTTCCCCGACGTCGTGGTGATTCGGCGCGCGAATGCCGACGCGCTCAGGAATGCGGGTTACGCGGCGGACGCGATCGAGGAATACCGGTATTGTAGGAAGCTCGAACCCAAGGACGGCGAGATCGCTGTGCGCCTGGCCGACCTGTATGCGGCTCTCGGACGCATCGACGAGGCGATTGAACATCTGCGCCACGGCATCGAACTGTTCGTCGCTCGAAGCGAGTATCGCCAGGCGGCCGAGCACGCGATGCGCTTTCTCGACCTCCATGCGGACGGCGTCGACGACGCGCTCGCGTCTTTCACCCTGATCCCAGCCGATGTGCTGAGAACGCAATGCGCTTCCCTGGATCACATCGGCGTTGTGATTCGCCGCGATCAAACGCGCAAGCCGGAATGGCGCCAAGAGCGTGAGCGCATCTTGGCGGACTTGTACGCAAAGATATTGGAATTGGACAAGAAAGACCAAGCGGCTCGCCGCGGCTTGGCCGCGCTTGGCCCTTCGTATCTCAAAGAAGTAGAAGCGCTTATCGGCACGCTCCCTCCCGCTGAGGCTGCCCGCCCCGCGCCTGCCACCCCCGCTCCGGCCCCGCCGATCCCGGTGGCACGTGCCGTTCCGGAGCCCGCCGTTGTCGAACCACCGCAGCCCGATATGGTCGAGGCTTCACAAGGCGAGTTGATCGAGCCCGATGTCGCCGTTCACGAAATCGCTGAAGCGACGCCGACGACGCAAGCACGGCCAGTGACCCCCGCGCCTGCGGCCGCCGCCGCTCCGGTCGCGCCCGAAAAAGTTCAAGTTCCGCCGGCTCCCATGCCAGAGCCCAAACCAGTTCCCGCTCCGCCGCAACCGCCTGTCGTCACTGCCGAGCCCGTCGCAGCGAGCGTCGAGGAAACGCCCGAACGCATTTCGCCGGCAGTGGCGCCGACTGGAAAAACCGCGGCGCCAAACAAAGCGCTGGCGACGTTCGCGTTGCGAAAAGCGCAGCAACTTTTCGCGGACGGCAGCCTCGAGGAGGCAGCGCAAGCGTGCGAACGCGTGCTCAAACACGGTGAGGACATCACTGCGCTGACGATCCTGATGAACGCCAACCTGGGCTTGAAGCGGAATAGCGATGCGGTCGCCGCGTGCATCCGGCTCGCGGACGCGCAAGTCGCCGCCGGGAGCGCGACCGCCGCGCTCGAGACGCTGACCAGAATGGCGAAGACCGTGCCGGAGCCGCAGCTGATCTTGCGCCGCTCGCAACTGCTCACAAGATTTCGCGGTCCCGAGGTCGCGAGCAAGTCCTAA
- a CDS encoding TonB family protein, which produces MSYLPDGSMRRSLKARRKDQPATKRRNTILGIVAIVVVVAAVAWGLFAQASSTAGSAGWHQVQADQKASVAMRIASVIHPIAPKPKPTPSAPTQSPTPSPTPTAKPTSTPTPAPQKTDAAALYAAAAAGAAAAYQKRIKKIAAALKASRKPATVALAGNTSTIDAGTNRNTVTPPVATPAPTPTPATEVYAPQVVVDARFVRQVQPEYPDLAREQNLSGTAIVLVTVGPKGNVLSTRVEKSAGGILDGAALAAARQSTFQPPKIDGKPATETYRIVYTFSQ; this is translated from the coding sequence GTGAGCTACCTACCCGACGGTTCCATGCGCCGGAGTCTTAAGGCTCGCCGCAAGGACCAGCCCGCCACCAAACGACGCAATACCATATTGGGCATCGTTGCGATCGTCGTCGTGGTCGCGGCCGTGGCATGGGGTCTTTTCGCCCAAGCTTCTTCGACAGCGGGTTCCGCCGGCTGGCATCAAGTGCAGGCCGATCAAAAGGCCTCCGTTGCGATGCGCATCGCCAGCGTCATCCACCCGATCGCACCGAAACCAAAACCGACTCCCTCGGCGCCCACGCAGTCACCCACGCCGTCACCGACGCCAACCGCAAAACCGACGTCGACGCCGACCCCGGCGCCCCAGAAGACGGACGCCGCTGCGCTCTACGCGGCGGCGGCGGCCGGGGCAGCCGCGGCGTACCAGAAGAGGATCAAGAAAATCGCAGCGGCGCTCAAGGCCTCGCGCAAGCCCGCAACCGTCGCGCTGGCCGGTAACACCAGCACGATCGATGCCGGGACCAACCGCAACACGGTTACGCCGCCGGTTGCGACGCCGGCGCCCACACCCACGCCTGCCACGGAAGTGTACGCTCCGCAAGTCGTGGTGGATGCGCGCTTCGTGCGCCAAGTGCAGCCGGAATATCCTGATTTAGCCCGGGAGCAGAACCTGTCCGGAACGGCGATCGTGCTTGTGACGGTCGGGCCGAAGGGCAACGTGTTGTCCACGCGCGTCGAGAAGTCGGCGGGCGGCATCTTGGATGGCGCTGCGTTGGCAGCGGCGCGTCAGAGCACATTCCAGCCGCCGAAGATCGACGGCAAGCCCGCCACCGAGACATATCGGATCGTCTATACGTTCTCGCAGTAA
- a CDS encoding amidohydrolase, translating to MSATALDSVLADVVRWRREIHRHPELGFAEVRTSALVERELQAAGIAVKRVAKTGVLGLLQGAKPGKTIALRADMDALPLDEHSGEPFSSEVSGAMHACGHDAHTAMLLGAAVSLAAQRADLAGTIKFFFQPAEEGPGGAKPMIEAGVMDSPKVDAVAMLHVSPLEPSGTLGLRRGMVSASCDDFEIAIRGRGGHGAHPHVAVDTIPIAAEIVGALQRIASREIDPLASVVVSVGVIKGGYRRNIVADETVLQGTIRCLDESIRATIPERVERMVRGICEAHRASYAMDVEYGYPGVLNDPALVDVVETILRERLGKGVVQHIKAPTMGAEDFAYFAQAAPGCYIRLGVAPPGVSNPAMLHSPEFRLDEAAMPVGVGALLALAQELPTRL from the coding sequence GTGAGCGCTACGGCGCTCGACAGCGTCCTCGCAGACGTCGTTCGCTGGCGCCGCGAGATCCATCGGCATCCCGAACTCGGGTTTGCGGAAGTGCGCACGAGCGCGCTGGTGGAGCGCGAGCTGCAAGCCGCCGGCATCGCCGTGAAGCGCGTTGCGAAAACAGGCGTGCTTGGGCTGCTGCAGGGCGCGAAGCCGGGCAAGACGATCGCGCTCCGAGCCGACATGGACGCGTTGCCGCTTGACGAGCACAGCGGCGAGCCGTTTTCGTCCGAAGTCAGCGGCGCGATGCACGCGTGCGGTCACGACGCGCACACAGCCATGCTGCTCGGCGCGGCGGTCTCGCTTGCAGCCCAGCGCGCGGACCTGGCCGGCACCATAAAGTTCTTCTTTCAGCCTGCTGAGGAAGGCCCGGGCGGCGCCAAACCCATGATCGAAGCGGGCGTGATGGATTCGCCGAAGGTCGACGCGGTGGCGATGCTGCACGTCTCTCCGTTGGAGCCAAGCGGCACGCTTGGGCTGCGACGCGGAATGGTATCGGCTTCCTGCGATGATTTCGAGATCGCGATCCGCGGGCGCGGCGGACACGGCGCGCATCCGCACGTCGCAGTGGACACCATTCCGATCGCCGCCGAGATCGTCGGCGCGCTCCAGCGCATCGCCAGCCGCGAGATCGATCCGCTCGCCTCGGTTGTGGTCTCCGTCGGCGTCATCAAGGGCGGCTACCGGCGAAACATCGTCGCGGACGAGACCGTGCTGCAGGGGACGATCCGCTGTCTCGACGAGTCCATTCGCGCCACCATTCCGGAGCGCGTCGAGCGCATGGTGCGCGGGATCTGCGAAGCGCATCGTGCGTCCTATGCGATGGACGTCGAATACGGCTACCCCGGCGTCCTCAACGATCCGGCACTGGTCGACGTCGTCGAAACAATTTTGCGCGAGCGACTTGGCAAAGGCGTGGTCCAGCACATAAAGGCTCCCACGATGGGCGCAGAAGATTTCGCCTATTTCGCCCAGGCCGCGCCCGGGTGCTACATCCGGCTCGGCGTGGCTCCTCCCGGAGTCTCCAATCCCGCCATGCTGCACTCGCCGGAATTCCGCCTCGATGAGGCGGCGATGCCCGTTGGGGTGGGCGCCCTGCTCGCCTTGGCCCAAGAGCTTCCAACCCGCCTGTAA
- a CDS encoding aminopeptidase P N-terminal domain-containing protein, with the protein MTEFERRRAAFSKAIGDAVAVFPAAPGAVRSNDSAYPYRADSDLYYLTGFTEPDCVLVLAPSHPETKSIMFVQQRDRELEVWTGHRLGVEQAQKTLGVDIAYPMTELDERLPKLLDTSDTLYYALGGNERFNRRIVEHVRTARFARRRADKAATSILDPSAVLHEMRVRKSPAEIAGLHRTTEISAAGHLAAMRHSRPGMHEYEVEAIVEYVFTTRGAQAAYPSIVAGGNNATVLHYDTNRDRIADDALVLIDAGAELDCYCGDITRTWPMSGRFTSEQRAVYDIVLEAQRQALALCRPGVRYNTDVNDAAQRVMIEGLRELGLLKGSHAEILEKGSHKPFLPHRVGHFIGLDTHDVGFYRSGGDWRPLESGMVITIEPGLYIAEDLDVDARFKGIGVRIEDDVLITDGGHEILGDGLPKLAADIERTIAEGRESKEPLFA; encoded by the coding sequence ATGACCGAATTCGAACGGCGGCGCGCCGCATTCAGCAAGGCCATCGGAGATGCGGTCGCGGTGTTCCCAGCGGCGCCTGGAGCGGTGCGGAGCAATGATTCTGCTTACCCGTACCGGGCGGACAGCGACCTCTACTATTTGACGGGCTTCACCGAGCCGGACTGCGTGCTGGTGCTTGCGCCATCCCATCCTGAGACCAAGTCGATCATGTTCGTGCAGCAGCGCGATCGCGAACTCGAAGTCTGGACTGGGCATCGGCTGGGCGTCGAGCAGGCCCAAAAGACGCTTGGCGTGGACATCGCATATCCCATGACGGAACTTGACGAGCGGCTCCCCAAGCTGCTCGACACTTCCGACACGCTCTACTATGCGCTCGGCGGCAACGAGAGATTCAACCGCCGCATCGTGGAACACGTGCGGACCGCGCGCTTTGCACGCCGGCGCGCCGACAAGGCCGCGACCAGCATCCTCGATCCGTCGGCGGTCCTGCACGAGATGCGCGTCAGGAAGAGTCCCGCGGAGATCGCGGGGTTGCACCGCACGACAGAGATCTCAGCAGCCGGACATCTTGCCGCGATGCGCCACTCGCGTCCGGGCATGCACGAGTACGAAGTCGAAGCGATCGTCGAGTACGTCTTCACCACGCGCGGGGCGCAGGCCGCATACCCATCGATCGTCGCCGGAGGCAACAACGCCACCGTCCTCCACTATGACACGAATCGGGATAGGATCGCGGACGATGCGCTCGTGCTCATCGATGCGGGCGCCGAGCTCGACTGTTATTGCGGCGACATCACGCGTACCTGGCCGATGTCGGGTCGATTCACAAGCGAGCAGCGCGCCGTGTACGACATCGTCTTGGAAGCGCAACGGCAGGCGCTGGCGTTGTGCCGGCCAGGCGTGAGGTACAACACCGACGTCAACGACGCGGCGCAGCGCGTGATGATCGAAGGCTTGCGCGAGCTCGGCTTGCTCAAGGGCTCGCATGCGGAGATACTCGAGAAGGGATCGCACAAGCCGTTCCTGCCGCATCGCGTCGGACACTTCATCGGTTTGGATACCCACGACGTCGGCTTCTACCGGTCCGGCGGCGACTGGCGTCCGCTCGAGTCCGGCATGGTCATCACGATCGAGCCCGGCTTGTACATCGCCGAAGACCTCGACGTCGATGCTCGGTTCAAAGGCATCGGCGTGCGCATCGAGGATGACGTGCTCATCACCGACGGCGGTCATGAGATCCTTGGCGACGGTCTGCCGAAACTCGCCGCGGACATCGAGCGCACGATCGCCGAAGGACGCGAATCGAAAGAGCCGCTGTTCGCGTGA
- a CDS encoding transglutaminase-like domain-containing protein, with protein sequence MKALRPAQLFANLVRASDGAGIDVPLDRACLLSCAVFDSSVDPALYCARLDDLAAEALAAAEGAHPYALIGAVLDTLFDKHGFRGNDAGYSDPGNSLLSSVIETRVGIPITLSIVLMEVARRVGLTLDGVGLPGHFIVRFPDETSQLFIDPFDGGRILDVHACVALFDKLYRGRLTWREEYLRPVSHRTILKRVLLNLKNALSQGKNYVAALAAIELQLAVDPDDPTELRDRGILFARLHRYDRAIADLEAYLRRLPDAGDGDHIRSTVQYLRQARGL encoded by the coding sequence GTGAAGGCGCTTAGGCCGGCTCAACTTTTCGCCAACCTCGTGCGCGCAAGCGACGGGGCCGGCATAGACGTGCCGCTCGATCGCGCATGTCTTTTATCGTGCGCCGTGTTCGATTCTTCGGTCGATCCTGCGCTGTACTGCGCGAGACTTGATGACCTCGCAGCGGAGGCGCTTGCCGCAGCGGAAGGCGCACACCCCTACGCTCTCATCGGCGCTGTGTTGGATACGCTCTTCGACAAGCATGGTTTTCGCGGCAACGATGCGGGTTACTCCGATCCCGGGAACAGTCTTTTGTCCAGCGTCATCGAGACGCGAGTCGGCATCCCGATAACGCTTTCCATCGTGTTGATGGAGGTCGCGCGGCGCGTGGGCCTGACGCTGGACGGCGTCGGCCTGCCGGGGCACTTCATCGTGCGCTTCCCGGATGAGACGAGCCAGTTGTTCATCGATCCGTTCGACGGCGGGCGGATCTTGGACGTGCACGCGTGCGTGGCGCTCTTCGACAAGCTCTACCGCGGACGGCTCACCTGGCGCGAAGAGTATTTGCGGCCCGTCTCGCATCGGACGATCCTCAAGCGCGTTTTGTTGAATCTCAAAAACGCCTTGAGCCAAGGCAAGAACTATGTAGCCGCGTTGGCGGCCATCGAGCTGCAGTTGGCCGTGGATCCCGACGACCCCACGGAACTGCGCGACCGCGGCATTCTTTTCGCCCGCCTGCATCGCTACGACCGCGCGATCGCCGATCTTGAAGCATACCTGCGGCGCTTGCCCGACGCCGGTGACGGCGACCATATCCGCAGCACCGTGCAGTATCTGCGCCAGGCTCGCGGGCTGTAA
- a CDS encoding aminotransferase class V-fold PLP-dependent enzyme, with translation MRLDADALLARRSDFPILSTCTYLISNSLGAMPARTRERLNEYADSWAQRGVIAWEEWMPMVTRVGDLIGRLINASPGEVTILQNVSIVESILISCLDFSGKRNKVVYSALEFPTIHYNWEAQRRNGARIEMVRSRDGIAVDAQAVCDAIDDTTLAVPISHVLFRSSHIQDIAPIVEKAHRCGALVFLDVYQSIGTVPIDVRGLDVDACVGGCLKWLCGGPGAAFLWVKPELYQRLKPAMVGWFAHKRPFDFDMRGMEFADDVWRFAGGTSNVPALYAAISGLEIISEIEVGAIRRRSMELTAFAAARALEDGLTLNSPRDAARRGGHITVDFPNARQASEELIRRKFLVDYRPAAGIRIAPHFYNSREEVAAVFEEIRNIRNGR, from the coding sequence ATGCGCCTCGACGCTGACGCCCTGCTCGCTCGCCGGTCGGACTTCCCCATTCTCTCGACATGCACGTATCTCATCAGCAATTCGCTGGGCGCCATGCCGGCGCGCACGCGGGAGCGTCTCAACGAGTACGCGGACTCGTGGGCGCAGCGCGGCGTGATCGCATGGGAAGAGTGGATGCCGATGGTCACGCGCGTCGGCGACCTCATCGGCAGGCTCATCAACGCGTCGCCCGGCGAGGTGACCATCCTTCAAAACGTGTCGATCGTCGAATCGATCCTCATATCGTGCTTGGATTTTTCCGGCAAGCGCAACAAAGTCGTCTACTCGGCGCTTGAGTTCCCGACGATCCACTATAATTGGGAAGCGCAACGGAGAAACGGCGCACGCATAGAGATGGTGCGCAGCCGCGACGGCATCGCGGTCGACGCGCAAGCCGTCTGCGACGCCATCGACGACACGACGCTCGCCGTGCCCATCTCGCACGTCTTGTTCCGCTCGAGCCACATCCAAGACATCGCTCCGATCGTCGAAAAGGCGCATCGCTGCGGTGCTCTCGTGTTCTTGGACGTGTACCAGTCCATCGGCACGGTGCCGATCGACGTGCGCGGTTTGGATGTCGACGCGTGCGTGGGCGGCTGCCTGAAATGGCTGTGCGGCGGTCCGGGGGCGGCGTTCTTGTGGGTCAAGCCCGAACTCTATCAAAGGCTGAAACCCGCCATGGTGGGTTGGTTCGCGCACAAGCGGCCGTTCGATTTCGACATGCGCGGCATGGAGTTCGCCGACGACGTGTGGCGTTTCGCCGGCGGCACCTCGAATGTTCCCGCGCTCTACGCGGCGATCAGCGGACTGGAGATCATCAGCGAGATCGAAGTCGGCGCGATCCGCCGGCGCAGCATGGAGCTCACCGCGTTCGCGGCGGCGCGCGCGCTCGAGGATGGCCTGACGCTCAATTCGCCGCGCGACGCCGCCCGGCGCGGCGGGCACATCACGGTTGACTTTCCGAACGCGCGTCAAGCGAGCGAAGAGCTGATCCGCCGTAAATTCCTCGTGGACTATCGCCCGGCCGCCGGCATCCGCATCGCACCGCACTTCTATAACAGCCGCGAGGAGGTCGCCGCGGTGTTCGAGGAGATCCGGAACATCCGCAATGGCCGCTGA
- a CDS encoding geranylgeranyl reductase family protein, with amino-acid sequence MAADVVVVGAGPGGSAAAHWLARAGADVLVLERARFPRDKSCGDGVTAHAVDILADLGVTFDAFEGRGVRTFGGRIGGPSGGTFRAQPPANERGERVECWVVPRMILDETLARSAARAGAALREGTLVTSVVRKNGKVVAVEASDGNGVERIACKVVIGADGAHSTVARSLGLKENPPAHLGFALRGYYENVAGLGDDLELFYYDRQTLPGYGWIFPTGERSANIGVGIYMGELRRSKKKLRELLDEFMTHTPGVAARCRDARLAGRTIGWPLPISSAGRRSVFDGAMLVGDAASLVDPLTGEGIYTALVSGRSAARAALSGLAHGDVSRAALSSHEREWKAAAGGYLSSGRLLKNLAKSPQLLDLIVRRAGESEYYASRSIGYGLGTLDRRRVLRSIVMKALFNPLFFTSRRARQAAESN; translated from the coding sequence ATGGCCGCTGACGTCGTCGTCGTCGGCGCAGGCCCCGGAGGATCAGCGGCCGCGCACTGGCTCGCGCGCGCCGGCGCCGATGTGCTGGTGCTCGAACGCGCGCGCTTTCCGCGCGACAAGAGCTGCGGCGACGGCGTGACCGCGCACGCGGTCGACATCCTCGCCGACTTGGGCGTGACCTTCGATGCCTTCGAGGGCCGCGGAGTCCGCACGTTCGGCGGGCGCATCGGCGGGCCGAGCGGAGGGACCTTCCGGGCGCAGCCGCCTGCGAACGAGCGCGGCGAACGCGTCGAGTGTTGGGTCGTGCCGCGCATGATCCTCGACGAAACGCTTGCGCGCTCGGCGGCGCGCGCGGGTGCGGCCCTGCGCGAGGGCACGCTCGTGACGTCGGTGGTCCGCAAAAACGGCAAGGTGGTCGCGGTCGAAGCCAGCGACGGCAACGGCGTCGAACGCATCGCCTGCAAGGTCGTGATCGGCGCCGACGGCGCGCATTCGACCGTTGCGCGCTCGCTGGGATTGAAGGAGAACCCCCCGGCTCATCTCGGCTTCGCGCTGCGCGGCTACTACGAGAACGTGGCGGGCCTCGGCGATGACTTGGAACTTTTTTACTACGATCGGCAGACGCTGCCCGGCTACGGCTGGATATTCCCGACCGGCGAACGCAGCGCGAATATCGGCGTCGGCATCTACATGGGCGAACTGCGGCGCTCGAAAAAGAAGCTGCGCGAGCTGCTCGATGAATTCATGACCCACACGCCCGGCGTCGCCGCGCGCTGCCGCGATGCCCGGCTCGCCGGCCGCACGATCGGCTGGCCGCTGCCCATTTCGAGCGCGGGCAGACGCAGCGTGTTCGACGGCGCGATGCTGGTAGGCGATGCAGCGTCGCTGGTGGATCCGCTCACCGGCGAAGGCATCTATACCGCGCTCGTATCCGGCCGAAGCGCCGCGCGCGCCGCCTTGAGCGGTCTGGCGCACGGCGATGTTTCTCGCGCCGCGCTCAGTTCGCACGAACGCGAATGGAAGGCCGCGGCCGGCGGCTATCTTTCGTCGGGCCGGCTGCTCAAAAATTTGGCCAAAAGTCCGCAGTTGCTCGATCTCATCGTGCGGCGCGCGGGAGAGAGTGAGTACTACGCAAGCCGCTCGATCGGCTATGGCCTCGGCACGCTCGACCGGCGCCGGGTGCTGCGCTCGATCGTCATGAAAGCGCTCTTCAATCCTTTGTTCTTCACGTCGCGGCGCGCGCGCCAGGCCGCCGAGTCGAACTAG
- a CDS encoding DUF4870 domain-containing protein → MIAHLAPFIVLATPLGGILAPLTVYLLKKDDDPFIALHAKESLNFHLSLLLYAALAFIGWFAAFFAILAGIVAHGLSSGAAPPLWFIPLLFPLAPLLTFFIAYVAVFVFMVLAALAANRGEPYRYPLTIRFLR, encoded by the coding sequence ATGATCGCCCATCTTGCGCCCTTTATCGTGCTCGCAACACCGTTAGGCGGCATCCTCGCTCCGCTTACCGTGTATTTATTGAAGAAGGACGACGACCCGTTCATCGCGCTGCACGCCAAAGAATCGCTCAACTTCCACCTCTCGCTGCTGCTCTATGCGGCGTTGGCCTTCATCGGCTGGTTTGCCGCGTTCTTCGCCATTCTCGCGGGCATCGTCGCGCACGGGCTGTCTTCGGGTGCCGCCCCGCCGCTGTGGTTCATCCCACTCTTGTTCCCGCTCGCTCCGCTGCTCACGTTCTTTATCGCCTACGTGGCAGTATTCGTGTTCATGGTGCTGGCCGCACTGGCGGCCAACCGCGGCGAGCCGTACCGCTACCCGCTCACCATCCGGTTCCTACGCTAG
- a CDS encoding DUF4870 domain-containing protein, with product MIEKTASMTTTPQERTWAMACHLAALAGITGIPFAHIFGPLVVWLIKKDDFPLVNDQGKEALNFQLSMTIYGLVALVLCFVLIGIPILIGLLAFDFILVIIACVKAAEGMPYRYPLTIRFIT from the coding sequence ATGATCGAAAAAACCGCTTCCATGACGACCACGCCACAAGAGCGGACGTGGGCGATGGCCTGCCACCTCGCCGCGCTCGCGGGCATCACGGGCATCCCGTTCGCTCACATCTTCGGCCCATTGGTCGTTTGGCTCATCAAGAAAGACGATTTCCCATTGGTGAACGACCAAGGCAAGGAAGCGTTGAACTTCCAGCTCTCCATGACCATCTACGGCCTTGTCGCGCTGGTGCTGTGCTTTGTGCTCATCGGCATTCCCATCCTGATCGGCCTGCTCGCGTTCGATTTCATCCTGGTGATCATCGCCTGCGTCAAGGCCGCTGAAGGTATGCCGTACCGCTACCCGTTGACGATCCGCTTTATCACCTAG
- the nth gene encoding endonuclease III encodes MASRPAARSGARRTRRARPKRNPRALALTPKQRRAAILERLREHYAGAETALDFGDTFQLLVSVIFSAQCTDARVNMVTPALFAAYPSAEAMAAAEPADIEPYIKTCGLFTTKAKNIVRASRQIVEQHAGRVPHTMEELIALPGVGRKTANVVLAVGFAQDAIAVDTHVFRVANRLGLVRAKTPREAELQLMDVVPKSEWSRAHHWLIHHGREICHARKPACARCFLADLCPSAKRYLKDGSRS; translated from the coding sequence GTGGCTTCGCGACCTGCTGCGCGATCTGGCGCGCGACGGACTCGTCGTGCTCGACCGAAAAGAAACCCGCGCGCGCTTGCCCTGACTCCCAAGCAGCGCCGCGCCGCGATCCTGGAACGGCTCCGCGAGCACTACGCCGGCGCCGAAACCGCGCTTGACTTCGGCGACACGTTCCAACTGCTGGTGTCCGTGATCTTTTCGGCTCAATGCACGGATGCGCGCGTCAACATGGTGACGCCTGCGCTGTTCGCCGCTTATCCAAGCGCGGAGGCGATGGCGGCCGCCGAGCCCGCGGACATCGAGCCTTACATCAAGACGTGCGGCCTCTTCACCACCAAGGCCAAGAACATCGTGCGCGCCAGTCGGCAGATCGTCGAACAGCATGCAGGCCGCGTTCCGCACACGATGGAGGAGCTGATCGCGCTGCCTGGCGTCGGCCGAAAAACGGCAAACGTCGTGCTGGCGGTAGGCTTCGCTCAGGACGCCATCGCCGTCGACACGCATGTGTTCCGCGTCGCCAATCGGCTCGGTTTGGTGCGAGCCAAGACGCCGCGTGAGGCCGAGCTGCAGTTGATGGACGTGGTCCCAAAAAGCGAATGGTCGCGCGCCCATCACTGGCTCATCCACCACGGCCGGGAGATATGCCACGCGAGGAAGCCTGCATGCGCGCGGTGCTTCCTCGCTGACCTGTGCCCGAGCGCGAAGCGCTATCTCAAGGATGGCTCTCGCAGCTGA
- a CDS encoding PhzF family phenazine biosynthesis protein — MRIPIYQIDAFTGKVFGGNPAAVCPLPAWIDAALMQSIAAENNLAETAFIVRDGDDYQLRWFTPTVEMDLCGHATLASGFLIFKKLEPRRTRVTFHSKSGPLYVSVDRELLSLDFPSWPAHAADPPAALRAALGGSPLEFLQARDWLVVYESESAVRALEPNFRDLAKAEGGSGVIATAAGSNSDFVSRFFAPAHGIDEDPVTGSAHCTLTPYWSKRLNKASLRALQISQRGGELFCQDRGDRVTISGRASLYLEGEISV; from the coding sequence ATGAGGATTCCCATTTATCAAATCGATGCCTTCACCGGCAAGGTGTTCGGCGGCAATCCCGCTGCCGTGTGTCCGCTGCCGGCATGGATCGATGCCGCGCTCATGCAGTCGATCGCGGCGGAGAACAATCTGGCGGAAACCGCATTCATCGTCCGCGACGGCGACGACTACCAGCTGCGCTGGTTCACGCCGACCGTCGAAATGGACTTGTGCGGTCACGCCACCCTGGCGAGCGGGTTTCTGATCTTCAAGAAACTCGAGCCGCGGCGAACGCGCGTGACCTTTCATTCGAAGAGCGGTCCGTTGTATGTCAGCGTGGATCGCGAGCTCTTGTCGTTGGATTTTCCTTCCTGGCCGGCGCATGCTGCGGACCCACCCGCTGCTTTGCGCGCGGCGCTCGGCGGGTCGCCCCTTGAATTCCTACAAGCGAGGGATTGGCTTGTCGTGTATGAATCCGAGTCCGCGGTGCGCGCGCTCGAGCCCAATTTCCGCGACCTGGCGAAGGCCGAGGGCGGGAGCGGCGTCATCGCTACCGCCGCGGGATCTAACAGCGATTTCGTCTCTCGTTTCTTCGCGCCGGCGCACGGCATCGATGAGGATCCGGTGACGGGCTCGGCGCATTGCACGCTGACGCCGTATTGGTCCAAACGCTTGAACAAGGCGTCTCTGCGCGCGCTGCAGATCTCGCAGCGCGGCGGAGAGCTGTTCTGCCAGGACCGCGGTGATCGCGTGACTATCAGCGGTCGCGCGTCTCTATACCTTGAGGGCGAGATCAGCGTCTAG